The proteins below are encoded in one region of Triticum aestivum cultivar Chinese Spring chromosome 1B, IWGSC CS RefSeq v2.1, whole genome shotgun sequence:
- the LOC123094294 gene encoding UDP-glycosyltransferase CGT-like, with amino-acid sequence MALAATPTSGDQARGAPPHLIFIPSAGMGHIHPFSRFIAALASQGAVDISVVIALPTVSEAEADHFTALFAAFPAIRRIDFNLLPLDDATLAGTDPFLLRWESLRRSAHLLGPLIAGAAPRASAIVTDITLASQVIPVAKNELRLPCHILFISCATMMSFLAYFPTYVDGANTDHLAGDVDVPGIGHLPVDYPPQVLRDPDNLFTKQFISNGREIAEADGILLNTFDALEPEALAALRDGKVVSGFPPVFAVGPLKSTSTEKEAVHGGASSPIAWLDEQPARSVVYVAFGNRNAAALEQIHEIGAGLEASGCRFLWVVKTTVVDREDTAELNDVLDDGFLGRVHGRGLVIKEWVDQEAVLRHPAVGLYVSHCGWNSVTESAACGVPMLAWPMTLGDQRLVATVIRSAGFGLWLEHWSWDRESSLVRAAEIAEKVKAVMGEEAISARAKEVGREATKAVAPGGSSHRSMQEFLATLK; translated from the coding sequence ATGGCTCTCGCGGCGACGCCGACCTCCGGTGACCAGGCCAGAGGCGCACCGCCGCACCTGATCTTCATCCCGAGCGCTGGCATGGGCCACATCCACCCTTTCTCCCGCTTCATCGCCGCCCTCGCGAGCCAAGGCGCCGTCGACATCTCCGTCGTGATCGCGCTCCCGACGGTCTCCGAGGCCGAGGCCGACCACTTCACCGCCCTCTTCGCGGCCTTCCCCGCCATCCGACGCATCGACTTCAACCTCCTGCCGCTCGACGACGCCACCCTTGCCGGCACGGACCCCTTCCTCCTGCGGTGGGAGTCCCTTCGCCGCTCCGCCCACCTCCTCGGCCCGCTCATCGCCGGCGCCGCGCCGCGCGCGTCGGCCATCGTCACGGACATCACCCTGGCTTCCCAGGTCATCCCCGTGGCTAAGAACGAGCTGCGGCTCCCGTGCCACATCCTCTTCATCTCATGCGCGACCATGATGTCCTTCCTCGCCTACTTCCCCACCTACGTTGACGGCGCCAACACGGACCACCTCGCCGGGGACGTCGACGTCCCCGGCATTGGACACCTCCCGGTAGATTACCCCCCGCAGGTGCTGCGCGACCCGGACAACCTCTTCACCAAGCAGTTCATCTCCAACGGCCGCGAGATCGCCGAGGCAGACGGCATTCTCCTCAACACGTTCGACGCCTTGGAGCCGGAGGCACTCGCCGCCCTGCGCGACGGCAAGGTCGTTTCCGGGTTCCCTCCGGTGTTCGCAGTCGGCCCGCTTAAGTCGACGAGCACAGAGAAGGAGGCGGTACATGGCGGCGCCTCTTCACCTATCGCCTGGCTCGACGAGCAGCCGGCGCGCTCGGTTGTGTACGTGGCCTTCGGCAACCGCAACGCGGCCGCGCTGGAGCAGATCCACGAGATCGGCGCCGGGCTGGAGGCGAGTGGCTGCCGGTTCCTGTGGGTGGTGAAGACGACGGTGGTGGACCGTGAGGACACAGCGGAGCTCAACGACGTGCTGGACGACGGGTTCCTGGGGCGCGTGCATGGGCGCGGCCTGGTGATCAAGGAGTGggtggaccaggaggcggttctgAGGCACCCGGCCGTGGGGCTGTACGTGAGCCACTGCGGGTGGAACTCGGTGACAGAGTCGGCCGCGTGCGGCGTGCCGATGCTGGCGTGGCCGATGACGCTGGGCGACCAGCGCCTGGTAGCAACGGTGATCAGGAGCGCCGGCTTCGGGCTGTGGCTGGAGCACTGGAGCTGGGACAGGGAGAGCTCGCTGGTGCGCGCGGCGGAGATAGCGGAGAAGGTGAAGGCGGTGATGGGCGAGGAGGCGATCTCGGCGAGGGCTAAGGAGGTCGGCCGGGAGGCGACCAAGGCCGTTGCCCCGGGCGGCTCCAGCCACCGGAGCATGCAGGAATTCCTTGCCACGCTCAAGTGA